The Torulaspora globosa chromosome 8, complete sequence genome segment CAGTATTATCAAGGGTAGGATTGTCGATCTTTTCTATATTTGCCATGCCATCGTCAAATTGAGCGTTTGAGGCCCTAGAACCTCGCGGCTTACTTTTCTTTGTCGATTTAACTTCACCAGTAATTCCTTCTGATGGCCGCTTGGTTGCTACAGCGCTCTGTGCTTTATCGACAGACAAATTTGAGTCCACAGATGCCGCTTCATTATTTTTGGTTTGCTTTTTGGACCTACGGGAATCTGGTGTTGTGACGGCAGCATCCTTACTGCAATCAGCGTATacttttttcttctgattCCTTGTTTTGAGTGTCGGAACGTTTTGCGAAGGTACTTCGATTACAGGTCTGTAATTTTTGAGCGTCCGTTGCCCTTTGACCTTTTTGCGTGTGGAAAGTTCGGGCTTTCTGAAGATCGAATCGAGAATATTGAGATCTCTAGGCGCAATGGACTTTGTCACATTCCCACTTGGATCGGTGACCTTTGAGTTGCCTTCCATGGGGTCTTTTAATGATCCTTTCTTTGTCTGATACTTAGTTATAAGTAAGGACGGGGATCGCTGTAGAATCTTACAATCGTCAGCTTTCGAGGAGGGCGGGTTGCTCACTAGCGCAAAGtcgttcttcaaaatctccAATGTTTTAGTCGCCTCTCTaattttctttctcttctgaGCAAGCACCAGTGGCGATCCGTCATCGCCCGGTAGATCCACATCATCCAAGTCATCACCCCCGCTTGGAGTATTGCGCTTCGCGACTTGCATTGCCGACGAATTAGCAGCTTGTTCCTCGGATGAAGGTTTAAAGTCCCACTCATCGCTGCAAATCCTTGCATCTGATTGCTCCGGCGTCACCAATTGGTCTTTTTTCGCTGGGCGGCTATCGCGCTCAGCCCGTGAAGAGTCTGATCTTAACGGTTCATGGTTAGAGGAGTAGTCAGGCAATTGAGCCCCCTCCCCAACAGTACAGTCGACTCGATCACTATGATCCTCATCCGTATGATTAAGCACGAGATAAGTTTGTACCTCGCTAACTTTTTTCACAGAGCCTATTGTCTTACAGAATTCCTCATAGGAACTTTGGTCATCCGCGTCTAGAAGAAGCCATTCAGCGCGTGAAAACTGCTGCAGCCATGTCTCATTCGCAGAACGAAAGCAGTTCAAAGGCTTGCCAACAACTGCAATTTTCACACTCCGGATCCCCGTCATACTAATCTTAATGAGTCGACGGTTAATCTCTAGGAACATACCATTCCCATCCCACAGATATATGCAATCATGGCTTGCCTGCAGATAAAAGTGTTTAGAATTTCCGTTCGCCCTGCCAGatctcagaagcttctCATTACCGCTGGCACCGCTCGAGTGATAGGTAACACTGCCAACCAGCATCACATCTCTCATCCTGGGCTGGAATACATCCAGCAAAAAGTTTATGACTTGAGCGTCGCCATGTCTTCCACGAAATGGGTACAGAGTGCTATTAAAAAAGGAATCGTTCTGCCTGCCCTCCCTCCATAGGATAGGTGGCATTACAACGCCCACTTCATGAGTTGACTTTCTCGGAAAACAGTTTGAAAGTAATTCAACAATGAAATTAGCTTGCTGAAAATCGCGTATATTATCCAGAAGATGACCGACTTCGCCTGCGAATGTCGACCTCATTAGTTTCACTACTGCTTGTTTCGCCTTTGGAACCCCATAACAAACTTCCATCAAGAGAGCTAAGTATTTCCAACTGTCTCGATCGTCTACCCTCAATCCATTGCGAAGCAGATACTTGAGCAGGCCGCAATCACTTGAAACTCTCGTTCTTGGCATATACTCCAAATCCTTTAAGAATGTTAGCAAAGAAAACTCTCCATTGTAAATCGTAAGGGTGATCGACTATTCAACTGACCATTAACATCCACCAGAATCCATTCCTCGCAAGTGATGCGCTAGTGAACCTGGTACCCAGTTTAAGCAGGACATAAACAAGTTCTAAATTTTCAATCACAAAATCCTTTTTCGAAATTATTTTCAacaatctttcaaaactACTCGCATTCGCAAGGTCTATCGTACATTCAATGACAGCAGTCTCAACATCAGATCCGTTTTTCAAACGGGACAACGGCAATCCAAGCAAATCTCTGATAATGTTTTCAACCTCTGCCATTCCTCTTGTTACCTCTTGTTGGTTGGTCAGAGTGGTAGTCTTACTTTCAGGCTAATGTGTGTCTTATATTATCTTGTTTACTTTGTTTTTAACCGCCGACCCTTATCATAATAATAGTCATTATGTACGATTAAAATTTTTCGACTATATTGAAGATTGGATGAGATGTATTATGGACCTTCTATAGGAAGTAGAGGAAAGATCCAGTAAAGCGGTTTGCCATGTCTGAGGTTGAGTCGCTCaccaagctcttcagcgaagttggttttgaagaagcgaagatcaaggaaatTGTGAAAAATAAGAAAGTTGCCGACACTTTATCAGCGTTGGTGCAAGAGGCTCCCGCTGATTACAATTGGGACAAATCAAGCAGAGCACTAGTTCATAATTTGGCATCGCTTATCAAAGGTAGTCAATTTGCTAATTCAGCGCTTATTGTTAACGGAATTGTTAAGGGCAACTTGAAGACCAATTTACAGGTCGAAGCTGCTTATAAATATGTCAAGGAGCATGGAAACGAGgtcgatgaggaagaaatgaACAAGAACTCTGGAGTCGGGGTTGAGATTACCGAGGATCAAGTTAGAAAGAGCGTGATCCAGTATATTGAGAACAATAAAGAGACTATTTTGGCTGAACGATACAAGCTTGTTCCAGGAATTTTTGCCAATATCAAGAACTTGCCCGAATTAAGATGGGCAGATCCTCGTAGCTTCAAACCGATCATTGATCAGGAGATTTTGAAGGTTTTAGGCCCTAAAGATGAGAGAGATCtcgtcaagaagaagaagaaaggtGGTGACTCGGCCAAAGCTGGTGCTGATTCGAAGCAAAAAAACGATAAGGCATCTCCCTTGGGCACTACCCAAAGGAATATGTTTACGGAAGGTTTCCTTGGGGATCTTCACAAGGTCGAAGATAATCCTCAGGCAACGCCGGAACTATTGGAAGAACATTTGAAGGCTGTCAATGGAAAAGTTCGTACGAGATTCCCCCCAGAACCTAATGGATATTTACACATTGGTCATTCCAAAGCCATCAT includes the following:
- the RED1 gene encoding Red1p (ancestral locus Anc_6.52), whose protein sequence is MPRTRVSSDCGLLKYLLRNGLRVDDRDSWKYLALLMEVCYGVPKAKQAVVKLMRSTFAGEVGHLLDNIRDFQQANFIVELLSNCFPRKSTHEVGVVMPPILWREGRQNDSFFNSTLYPFRGRHGDAQVINFLLDVFQPRMRDVMLVGSVTYHSSGASGNEKLLRSGRANGNSKHFYLQASHDCIYLWDGNGMFLEINRRLIKISMTGIRSVKIAVVGKPLNCFRSANETWLQQFSRAEWLLLDADDQSSYEEFCKTIGSVKKVSEVQTYLVLNHTDEDHSDRVDCTVGEGAQLPDYSSNHEPLRSDSSRAERDSRPAKKDQLVTPEQSDARICSDEWDFKPSSEEQAANSSAMQVAKRNTPSGGDDLDDVDLPGDDGSPLVLAQKRKKIREATKTLEILKNDFALVSNPPSSKADDCKILQRSPSLLITKYQTKKGSLKDPMEGNSKVTDPSGNVTKSIAPRDLNILDSIFRKPELSTRKKVKGQRTLKNYRPVIEVPSQNVPTLKTRNQKKKVYADCSKDAAVTTPDSRRSKKQTKNNEAASVDSNLSVDKAQSAVATKRPSEGITGEVKSTKKSKPRGSRASNAQFDDGMANIEKIDNPTLDNTDIMDSTTILGNISYATPLPVPTGNVFTDRLQEQIFSSISHFSNEMVRKMTIINNELNNTIVKELSGKYQKLFQQLQKSFQEDTEEMLQFVAEIKDMMKLPENELLIQIKSRKSKAVNLRTEPSAK